The segment GCCACCAATATAAGAAATCCTTGTACAGTGTTCGATTTCCTGTAATAAACTAATTTTTAGAGATGCCCTTAATCTCCCATTCCGCCTAAACAAGCTGGGATAGTCATTAACGATTTGAGCCTTTGCTTCTCGTCCAAGGTTAGATGTCTAGCGACATGCGGATAGACTTCAAGTAAAAACTGTTTTAGTTTCTCAAATGCAGTATCAGAGTAAGTTACTCCTGCCCTCAACTCGTTGATTGTCCCGATGATCCACCTCACATAAACCGTAGGGATAATTACATCGGGGATGTCTTCCCATTGATCTATTAAGCGTTGTTCTTTTAATGGGGCTTTGAGTTTCTGATCGCACTGTCCTTTGCAGCACCAATGCCTACCCCGGCGCGTTTTTCCTCCAAAAGAATATCGCGCCCTCCGTCAGCTCCACGGTCAGGCCCTTGCAACACTGTGTAGCCAAGATATTCAAAAAAATCTCTTGCAAACATTTCAAACGTGTCTTGAGTACCGTTTCCTCCATGTGCTTCCGGTATTTCTTTAAAGTTGAGAATTGGCATTTTTTATCCGGTCCGTATTGGCTTTTGGTCTAACAATATTTAAATTGGCCCGCGATACTTTCCTCTGGCCCAAGCAATTGCCGGGCTAGGTATATTGTGCTACGGGGCCCTCAACTCTTCTCGTATCCTCTCAGAGAGGAATATTTTCAATAGCGACTGATAGGGAACATCCCGCTTGTTGGCGAGAAGTTTCAGTTCCTCGAGCATCGATTCGGGCAGTCTCAGGGAAATGGTCTTGACCGATGGCTTGAGATTTGGAAGCACGGTCTTTTTCGCTCTTTTCCAATCCACGAATTCAGTGGAGTCGTGGGTTGCCCAGAACTTTCTTTCCGCGTCCTCGTTTTGGAACTCAGGAACTTTTTTCTTCATGCGATTGAGACTCCTTCTTTTCCTTGCGGCTCATATCTCTTGCCGAAATCACCCGAATCTTGTCCTTGCGGATGGCAAAGACAACGAACAGAAGTCTTCCAAACTCTGTTCGTCCCAGGGAGTAAAAACGACGTTCGTTCTTTGAATGTTTGGTATCGTCTTGAACAATCAGGGGACGGTTGAAAAACATCTCCTCGCATTCCGAAGGTGTGACGCCGTGCTTTATCCAATTCTTTTCAGAATTGTGATCGTCCCACTCAAATCCGGTGCATCTCAATAAGATTTCAAAATTTTCCGTCACAAAATAAGTATATTACTGCAATATACATTTGTCGAGTGGAAAGAGTAAAGGAGGGGAGTGGAAAGCGCCGGGAAAAGCTGAAATGAAGGAACCCTCCGCTTCCCCGTCATCTGGAAGTATCCAGACGCTAAGGAAAAGGAGGGGGTCGGAGGGGGAGGTTCCCTCGGTCGATCTTCCGGTACCTGAGCAGGAAGGAGGGGTCTGCTCAACTACCAGATCAATCCGCGTCCCAAAATGCCACGGCTGATTCCACCGAAACCGCCAATGACGGCTCCGATTTGCGCACCTTTTGCCGGGCTTCCTGTAACGGCTCCAATGGCCGCGCCTGCCGCCGCGCCTAATGCTCCACCGATCAAGGTGTCGCCCACGACGTTCCCGTTATTATAAGAAGAATATTGATTCACAGGCGCCGGTTGGTAGTAGGTCGGTTGCGGCTGTTGATACACCACCTGCGGAGACTCATGTCTGTACACATGCTTTTCTATATAGACATGGCTGGTCCCGTGGTTATGCCCGTACCCGTGTCTTGAATAGTGGCGCTTATAGTGAGGACGGTGATGTCCTTTGTAATGCCGCCGCTCTTGTTGATGCCGATAAGATCCATGATGCTCTTCAGGGTAATAATCGTGGGACTCAATCACGACCGAATGGCTACTGTGGTCGGAATACCCATGCTGGCTTCCTGAGTATCTGTGGTCGGCCTGTGCGAACGTGCTGGTCGCCAGAAGGAAGAGAACGCTTGAAATCAGAATTGTCGATTTTCTTAAACTCATGACCCACCTCCAAATTTAGTATCACTGCAACAGGAACTAAAAAATAATAGCTAACTTTTATAAGTATATTTATATGTATTTTTGTTGTCAATAGTTTTTTTAATAAAATAGGCATTATTATTTATTCTTTTTTGAGAAGCGATGAGTTGCCTCATCTATGTAGTTGCAACAGCCGGTTTTGAAGGGAGTGGAGCATAGGCTCAAAGAATGGGTTGGAGAGGCAAATATCGGTAATAAAGCAACGGGGAAGGGACCGGGAAAAAAGCGGAAAAAATAAAATAAATGCTTAACTAATAAAGGTTTACTAAATTTAGTTAAAGTAATCTATTAAGATCCCGATAGAGTAGGTATAAACGGGTAGTTACTATAGTTATAAACTCAGGATGTTCCGCAAACGCCCCATTTAGAGCGCAAGCCAGTCCGTAAAATTAAGGGTTGGTGGTTGGCAAATCCGGTTTAAAAAGTTTCCTGAGTACGATATATATAAATTAATTTTCAGGTAGTTATAATCACCCTCAGCCGTTTTTTGGAGAACTATTGTAATGAGTCGAGCGCAGGAAATTCGATCTTTCCTTGTGGAAAACATTCCCGGTCATGCCAAGGACATTGTGGCCGTGACCGCAGAATCTTTTGGCGTGACCCGGATGACGGTCCACCGCCATTTGAATCGGCTGTTGCGCGACAAAAGAATCGTTAAAACCGGGACCACCAAAGGGGCGGCTTATTACCTAAAAACGTCATTGGACAAAACCCTCATCTTTCAGATCGAACCGAACGCTCACGCGGGTCAGGTGTGGACGGAATATTTGAGTGAGGATTTTGCCCGGCTCCCGGAGGCTGTAGAGGAAATCTGCAAGTATGCGTTTGTGCAGATGTTCAACAACGCGCTCACGCATTCCGGGGGCAAAGGCGTGGTGGTGAAAACCATCTGGAAGAAAGATTCTCTGGAGCTTAATATCATTGACGATGGTGCCGGTATTTTCCAAAGCATTCAAAAAGTTCTTGGAGTTCTGGATATTCGCGAAAGCATCCTGCAATTATCGAAAGGAAAATTCACCACCGTTCCCGAGAGTCATCAGGGCCAGGGGATTTTTATTGTCTCGCGTTTGTTCGATGTGTTCGGGATATTTTCCGATGGTCTGTTTTATTGCAAGGACAATGTCAGGGACGACTGGTTCCTGGAAAAAAGAAAAATTTCCAAGTCCAAAGGCACCCGGATTTCGATGGCCATCAGCTTCGATGCGGAACGGACATTAAAGCAGGTGGTCAGTCGATATACGGTGTCCGGCGCTCCTGTTTTCGACACCACAGAAATTCTGATTAAGCTGAGTCAGATGGAGGATGATCCGTATATTTCCAGAACCCAGGCGAAACGCGTGCTTCTGGGGGTGGAAAAATTTCAGCGGGTGGTCCTGGATTTCAAAAATATTCCCACGGTCGGGCAGGCGTTTGTGGATGAAGTGTTCCATGTGTTCCCGTCTGTACATCCGGCCATCGCTATCGAAAGCATTCATGCCAGCCCCGACGTACAGTTCATGATAGATAAAAGTCTGCCGGTTTTTGAAAACCAGGACTTATCAAGTGAATCCTCTTAAAAATTAACTGATGAAAACGCCATTGGCCCCTCCCCTGCTTTCAGCCAGAGAAAGTGTGAAGGGGAAAATTGTCTGGATCAGGATTTTGATAAAAACCATCGTCGGGTTGGGAGCCCTGCTGTTTGCTATGGAGAGTTTTGCCAACAATGTAAACGGCAAAGTGGTTGATGTCTCCAGTGGAGATACCTTCACAATACAAATCGGCGATGGAAAAACTTTCAAAGTTCGCCTGATGGAGGTGGACGCCCCCGAACCTTCCCAGGCGTTTGGCAGACAGGCGCGTCTGTTCAGCGAAAGTCTGCTGATGGAAAATTTGGTCAACGTCGAGTTCGATACGGTAGATAAGTACGGCCGCCTGATTGGCCAGGTGACTCTTCCCGATGGCCGGGTTTTGAATCAGGAGTTGTTGCGTCAGGGGTTGGCCTGGCACTATCGTGTGCATGCTCCTGTGAATGAGTTTCTCAGCGAGCTGGAATATCGGGCCTGGAAAAGCAAAGCCGGTTTATGGATCGACCCGTCTGCGTCTCCCCCCTGGAAATACCGGCGGGAACCGGGGTCCATCGAGCCGCCGGGAAACGGCTTGAGAATGGATTACGATCTTATTTTAAGTTACGGGCTGATCGGCGACCCGAAAACGAAATTATACCAGTGGCCTGCCTGCCAGAATTACCCCAGGGACAGTAAAGAGTTTACCGTCTTTGGAAATTTCATGGAGGCGCTGAAATCCGGCTTCAGGGCGTCGCCCGATTGTAAAGGCAAATGAATGCTAACTAGAATACAATGGCCTCTGAATTCATGGCTTTTAAAAACCTTTATAAAACCGTGTCTTGCATCTAAATATTTGATTTATAAGCAGTAATGCTGTAAATTCAATACAGGCGATAAGATGTTTTTTCTCCATATAGGGTTTGATTCTGATACTCAGACCTTTTTCTCTGTGAAAAAAAATGAAAACCCTGTTTTTCAAAAAAGGTGACGAAATTATCCACGAAGGCATGGCCAGCGATTGTGCCTTTATTATCGAGTCCGGCACGGTTGAGGTTTCAAAATCGGACCCCGAGGGTCAGCGCAAAATTCTGGCCGTTCTCAAAGAGAATGATATTTTCGGCGAAATGGGGCTCATTGACGGGCTCTCCCGCTCCTGCTCGGTCGTTGCTCTGGAACCTTGTAATATCACCAAGCTGACCCAGGAAGCCTTTGATTCCCTGGCCGACCACAACCCCCAGGCGCTGATGCCCATCCTGAAAATTTTAGCCCAGCGCCTGCGCGCCACCCTGAAGGTGGTCGAGAAACTGGAGTCCAAGGAAAAACCAAGGGAACAACCTGTTGTCGCTACGTAATCAGGGTTGATATCACGCCATTTTATTTTCCATACCGAACAATCCGCTGCAAATATAAATAGCGCTGTTTTTTCAGCTCCTTTCTACCTGGAATTGTATTGCAGAAAGGTGTTTTTGTGTTATACAGTGCAGGCTGTTCCCAAAGTCTCTAAAGCAATCTAACTTAAACCATCACGAATGAACGGGTTATCCTATGGCGATGCAGATGGCCAGTAAGGCCTTTCAGGATGGAGGCGAAATTCCGCAAAAGTACACCTGTGACGGAGAAGACCTCTCTCCTGCCCTGGAATGGTCATCGGTTCCAGACGAGGCGATGACCCTGGCATTGATCTTAGACGACCCGGACGCTGGCGATGGAACCTGGGTGCACTGGATATTATATAATGTCCCGGCTCATATTTTAGAGATTCCAGATAATTTGCCGCGTGAAGGCCAGTTGGAAAGTGGTATCATGCAGGGGCTGAACGATTTCCAAAATATTGGTTACGGCGGCCCCTGTCCCCCGAGCGGAATCCATCGCTATGTATTCAAACTCTATGCTTTGGATAAGGAGCTGGAGTTACAGCCGGGTGCAACCAAAAGACAATTGTTGCAGGCGATGGAAGGCCATATTCTGGATCGAGCTCAGTTCATGAGCACCTACTCGAAAACATAAAGGGTATCTCTAAAAAATCTTCCGGTCTATGAGCAGGCCTTATAAAATAAAGGTCCGCGAGTTGCCTGATAGAAAAATATCGAATTATTAGAGACATCCTGAAGTCCAGGAATGGGCCAGCGGCCCCTGGCGAACTTTTCTTATTATATTATGATTCCTGAACTACTGGCCCCTGCGGGCAGTCCCGAAAAATTACGTTATGCCTTTGCTTATGGAGCGGATGCGGTTTATGCCGGCATCCCCAAGTTTTCCCTCAGGGCGCGGGAAAATGGCTTCAAAGACGCTTCATTGAAAGAGGCGATCGAAACCACCCATAAGCTGGGAAAAAAAATCTATATCACCGCCAATATTCTGCCTCAGAACCGGAAGGTGGAGTCGTTCAAAAAATCTCTGGCCTTTTATGCGGAAGCCGAGCCGGACGGGTTCATCATGTCCGACCCGGGCTTGATCCGATTTGCTCTCAAAGAATTTCCCAAGGTACCGGTTCACCTGTCCGTGCAGACGAACACCATGAACTGGCCGTCGGTCGAGTTCTGGTACGATGAAGGCGTCAAGCGCGTCATCCTCTCCAGGGAACTTTCCATGGAGGAGGTTCACGAGATCCATGAAAAAGTTCCCGGTATGGAGCTGGAGTCTTTTGTGCATGGATCGATTTGTATCGCCTATTCGGGCCGATGCCTGCTTTCGAATTATTTCAATCACCGGGACGCCAACCAGGGGACCTGCACCAACAGTTGCCGCTGGGAATACGATGTCCATAAAGAGGGGGAGATTCCCCCACCCTCTTGCGGTAGCTCGAAGGAGACGGACTCCTCCCACAATAGCAGCCTGCTTGAAGGCAATTATTTTATCGAAGAGGCCAAGCGACCGGGAGAAATGATGCCGATCGACGAGGACGAACACGGCACGTACATCATGAACTCCAAGGATCTCCGAGCGGTGGAGTTTCTCAAGGAATTGCGAGATTCAGGGGTGATGTCTTTTAAAATCGAAGGGCGTTCCAAATCCATTTATTACCTTGCGCTGGTCACCAAAGTTTACCGGACGGCGATTGACAGCCTGGCTCAAAGCCGACCTTTTGATCCTCAACTTTTGGAAGAAATCAACAAAACCGCCAACCGGGGGTTCACCTCCGCTTTTTTTATTTCCAAATCCAACCACGACACCGAGCGTTTTGATTCTCCGCAGGATGTCGATCCGCCGCAGGTGTTTGGCGGCCAGGTGCTGGACTTGCGATCGGACGGGATGATGGAAGTGGAGATCAAAAACCGCATGGAAGTGGGCGATGAGGTCGAATACATTTCTCCAGCAGGTCAATACCGCTTCCGCATCAACGCCATGCAGGATAAAAAAGGCAGCGCGATTGACGTCGCTCATGGCGGCAACGGTGCGGTCTGGATTCAGTCCGAAGGGCCCGTGGAACCGAATTCCTTATTGAGCCTGGTGAAGCAGCCAATGGCAACTGCTGTGACCGGTGCGTAACAGCGCCTAACGGCACAGGTTCCTCTACCTGGGGTTGTTCTTCTTTTCGCTTTTTTGGGTGGATTCCGCCCAGGCGATGGTTCCGCACATGATAGCGACCAAAAGCAATGCCAGCCACCCTGCAGAGGAAAGCATTCTCAGATCAAAAATGTCATAGGAAAGCGTTCCGTCCAATAGCAGCGCCAGAACCACCAGGATGGAAAACAGGATTGCTTTTTTCAAAACTTCTCCACAGAGTCTGTTTGAAATTAACCAGATTTTGAGCGATTGGCCCGGTGTCTGGGTTTTCCGGATTCAAGGGTGGACCAACAAAAATTTGTTACCTGTAGGAATTAAAATATAATACTTTTGCTTACATCCCGGCAAGTATTTGTCATAGATTCTATTTTTGCAATTTGGAGATGATCCTAAATGGCGGTACCTCTCAGACAGGCTTTAAAAATTGGCTTCTATATATTCCAACAGAAGCTGAAAAGACGGAAAAAATATCCGCTGGTTTTAATGCTGGAACCCTTGTTCCGGTGCAATCTGGAATGTGTGGGCTGTGGGAAAATCCAAAAACCAAATGAAATTTTGAAGCAAAACCTCAGCCCGGAAAATTGCCTGAAGGCGGCGGATGAATGTGGCGCTCCCGTGGTTTCGATTGCCGGCGGCGAGCCTTTGATGCATCCCCAGATTTTAGAAATTGTCGAGGGTCTTATAGCGCAGGGACGTTATGTTTATTTGTGCACGAATGCGCTCCTGTTGGATAATTTTCTCGGCAAGCTCCCGGTTTCGCCTCTGCTCACGCTTTCCATTCATCTGGATGGCATGGAAGAAGACCACGACCGCATTGTAGCTCAGGAGGGCACCTTCAAAACAGCCGTTGCCGCCATTCGTAAAGCCAAGTCAATGGGCTACAGGGTCAACAGCGCCAGCACGTTTTTCGATGAGATGACCGTGGCCAAGGCGGAGGAATTTCTTGATTTCGTCAAATCTTTAGGGGTGGACGGGGTGACCGTGGCGTCTGCATTTCAATACCCGGATGCGCCGGATCAGGAACATTTTTTTGGCAGAAAACGTACCTTCGAATTTTTTGCCGAACTGCTGAAAAAAAATAAAAACGGGCGATGGGACATCAATCATTCACCATTTTATCAGGAATTTTTACAGGGCAAGCGCGATTACAATTGCACCCCGTGGGGGAATCCGAATTATTCGGTGCTGGGTTGGCAGGAACCTTGTTATCTTCTGGATGAGGGGTATACGGAAACCTTTGATCAGCTCATGGAAACCACCGAATGGGAAAAATACGGTCACCGCAATAACCCGAAATGTGCCGACTGCACAGCGCACTGCGGCTATGAAGCGACCTCCGTGGAAGATTCGACTTCCAGCTTTGGAAACATGGTTCACTCCGCCCGGATGATTTTTCAGTAATTCCGGTCAACAGGATTTCAAACCCACCTCCGGTTTGTCTGCAGGCGAAATGTAACAGCTTCTGGACGATTATTTTAGATAGTCTGGAAGCACCGTGCTTTTATCTAGCAGGGCTCCGTCAATTTGCTTCCGGGTCAAACCCTCCGCCATTTTCAAGTTGGCGCCCTGCAACCGGGTTTGTTCCAGGTCGGCTTCCCTGAGATCCGCCCGGATCAGGTTGGCTCCTCTGAGGTCGGCATGTTTCAGATTGGCCCAGCGGAGATTGGCGCCGCGCAAATTAGCTCCTTCAAGAGATGCCCGTTCCAGGTCCGCTTTTTTCAG is part of the Nitrospinota bacterium genome and harbors:
- a CDS encoding thermonuclease family protein; amino-acid sequence: MKTPLAPPLLSARESVKGKIVWIRILIKTIVGLGALLFAMESFANNVNGKVVDVSSGDTFTIQIGDGKTFKVRLMEVDAPEPSQAFGRQARLFSESLLMENLVNVEFDTVDKYGRLIGQVTLPDGRVLNQELLRQGLAWHYRVHAPVNEFLSELEYRAWKSKAGLWIDPSASPPWKYRREPGSIEPPGNGLRMDYDLILSYGLIGDPKTKLYQWPACQNYPRDSKEFTVFGNFMEALKSGFRASPDCKGK
- the hpnH gene encoding adenosyl-hopene transferase HpnH, with product MAVPLRQALKIGFYIFQQKLKRRKKYPLVLMLEPLFRCNLECVGCGKIQKPNEILKQNLSPENCLKAADECGAPVVSIAGGEPLMHPQILEIVEGLIAQGRYVYLCTNALLLDNFLGKLPVSPLLTLSIHLDGMEEDHDRIVAQEGTFKTAVAAIRKAKSMGYRVNSASTFFDEMTVAKAEEFLDFVKSLGVDGVTVASAFQYPDAPDQEHFFGRKRTFEFFAELLKKNKNGRWDINHSPFYQEFLQGKRDYNCTPWGNPNYSVLGWQEPCYLLDEGYTETFDQLMETTEWEKYGHRNNPKCADCTAHCGYEATSVEDSTSSFGNMVHSARMIFQ
- a CDS encoding BrnT family toxin, whose protein sequence is MRCTGFEWDDHNSEKNWIKHGVTPSECEEMFFNRPLIVQDDTKHSKNERRFYSLGRTEFGRLLFVVFAIRKDKIRVISARDMSRKEKKESQSHEEKSS
- the yegQ gene encoding tRNA 5-hydroxyuridine modification protein YegQ; protein product: MGQRPLANFSYYIMIPELLAPAGSPEKLRYAFAYGADAVYAGIPKFSLRARENGFKDASLKEAIETTHKLGKKIYITANILPQNRKVESFKKSLAFYAEAEPDGFIMSDPGLIRFALKEFPKVPVHLSVQTNTMNWPSVEFWYDEGVKRVILSRELSMEEVHEIHEKVPGMELESFVHGSICIAYSGRCLLSNYFNHRDANQGTCTNSCRWEYDVHKEGEIPPPSCGSSKETDSSHNSSLLEGNYFIEEAKRPGEMMPIDEDEHGTYIMNSKDLRAVEFLKELRDSGVMSFKIEGRSKSIYYLALVTKVYRTAIDSLAQSRPFDPQLLEEINKTANRGFTSAFFISKSNHDTERFDSPQDVDPPQVFGGQVLDLRSDGMMEVEIKNRMEVGDEVEYISPAGQYRFRINAMQDKKGSAIDVAHGGNGAVWIQSEGPVEPNSLLSLVKQPMATAVTGA
- a CDS encoding pentapeptide repeat-containing protein — encoded protein: MNEEIKNQGDLSTGDSREISKEEIKSILDNHLNWLNSKGATGEIADFKKAHLKGVVLMGANLREANFQEATLYGAYLKKADLERASLEGANLRGANLRWANLKHADLRGANLIRADLREADLEQTRLQGANLKMAEGLTRKQIDGALLDKSTVLPDYLK
- a CDS encoding BrnA antitoxin family protein, yielding MKKKVPEFQNEDAERKFWATHDSTEFVDWKRAKKTVLPNLKPSVKTISLRLPESMLEELKLLANKRDVPYQSLLKIFLSERIREELRAP
- a CDS encoding YbhB/YbcL family Raf kinase inhibitor-like protein; the protein is MASKAFQDGGEIPQKYTCDGEDLSPALEWSSVPDEAMTLALILDDPDAGDGTWVHWILYNVPAHILEIPDNLPREGQLESGIMQGLNDFQNIGYGGPCPPSGIHRYVFKLYALDKELELQPGATKRQLLQAMEGHILDRAQFMSTYSKT
- a CDS encoding cyclic nucleotide-binding domain-containing protein, translating into MKTLFFKKGDEIIHEGMASDCAFIIESGTVEVSKSDPEGQRKILAVLKENDIFGEMGLIDGLSRSCSVVALEPCNITKLTQEAFDSLADHNPQALMPILKILAQRLRATLKVVEKLESKEKPREQPVVAT
- a CDS encoding DUF4325 domain-containing protein: MSRAQEIRSFLVENIPGHAKDIVAVTAESFGVTRMTVHRHLNRLLRDKRIVKTGTTKGAAYYLKTSLDKTLIFQIEPNAHAGQVWTEYLSEDFARLPEAVEEICKYAFVQMFNNALTHSGGKGVVVKTIWKKDSLELNIIDDGAGIFQSIQKVLGVLDIRESILQLSKGKFTTVPESHQGQGIFIVSRLFDVFGIFSDGLFYCKDNVRDDWFLEKRKISKSKGTRISMAISFDAERTLKQVVSRYTVSGAPVFDTTEILIKLSQMEDDPYISRTQAKRVLLGVEKFQRVVLDFKNIPTVGQAFVDEVFHVFPSVHPAIAIESIHASPDVQFMIDKSLPVFENQDLSSESS
- a CDS encoding glycine zipper family protein → MSLRKSTILISSVLFLLATSTFAQADHRYSGSQHGYSDHSSHSVVIESHDYYPEEHHGSYRHQQERRHYKGHHRPHYKRHYSRHGYGHNHGTSHVYIEKHVYRHESPQVVYQQPQPTYYQPAPVNQYSSYNNGNVVGDTLIGGALGAAAGAAIGAVTGSPAKGAQIGAVIGGFGGISRGILGRGLIW